In Micromonospora purpureochromogenes, a single window of DNA contains:
- a CDS encoding AfsR/SARP family transcriptional regulator has product MRFNVLGPLEIITDDDRPIDVSPSKTGQVLALLIARCPDAVAVDTLIRELWGEKPPRSAVTTLQTYIYHGRRMLARELSPLGQDLVSTRAPGYAMRIAAHDVDVNVFERLVQRARELLVDDEPEAALRELRTALDLWRGPAFAGLAVGEVLAAHIAHLDEVRLQATHLRITAERRLGRHLELVAELRALVAAHPLNESFHAQLIEVLYESGRRAEALQAYQNLRGILARELGVEPTVQVQRLQLTVLQGEDSRLAGLASR; this is encoded by the coding sequence ATGAGGTTCAACGTTCTGGGCCCACTGGAAATCATCACGGATGACGACAGGCCAATCGATGTGAGCCCGTCGAAAACCGGACAGGTGCTGGCGTTGCTGATCGCCCGGTGTCCCGATGCGGTGGCGGTCGACACCCTCATTAGGGAATTGTGGGGCGAGAAGCCGCCGCGCAGCGCGGTCACCACCCTTCAGACGTACATCTACCACGGCCGGCGGATGTTGGCGCGTGAGTTGTCACCGCTCGGTCAGGACCTGGTGTCGACCAGGGCGCCCGGTTATGCCATGCGGATCGCGGCGCATGACGTGGACGTTAACGTCTTCGAACGACTCGTGCAGCGGGCGCGTGAATTGTTGGTCGACGACGAGCCGGAGGCAGCACTGCGTGAACTCCGCACGGCACTCGACCTCTGGCGGGGCCCGGCGTTCGCCGGTCTGGCGGTCGGGGAGGTGCTGGCCGCGCACATCGCGCACCTCGACGAGGTCCGACTCCAGGCGACCCACCTGCGGATCACCGCGGAGCGCCGGCTCGGCCGCCACCTGGAGCTCGTGGCGGAACTGCGTGCCCTCGTCGCCGCCCATCCGCTCAACGAGTCCTTCCACGCTCAGTTGATCGAAGTGCTCTACGAGTCGGGCCGCCGGGCGGAGGCGTTGCAGGCATATCAGAACCTGCGCGGCATCCTCGCCCGTGAGCTCGGGGTCGAGCCGACCGTCCAGGTGCAACGCCTGCAACTGACCGTCCTGCAGGGGGAGGACAGCCGGCTGGCCGGACTGGCCTCCCGGTGA
- a CDS encoding acetyl-CoA carboxylase biotin carboxyl carrier protein — MTSDNTRAPHRAPEETPDDHDPRAMRDMQAALELVRSSTLELLTGFGRTPSALRVRAGGVTVEAEWPVESTTAPAGTDAPVAVAVAAARGSTPVAVEPDGHQVRSPAVGILFHAPSPGAPPFVSVGDTVTPGQQLAIVEVMKLMIPVESTVHGTVSAVLHDNGEPVEYDDPLFLINVTEGS, encoded by the coding sequence ATGACGAGTGACAACACCCGGGCGCCGCACCGGGCGCCGGAGGAGACGCCCGATGACCACGACCCCCGGGCGATGCGGGACATGCAGGCCGCGCTGGAACTGGTCCGCAGCAGCACACTGGAACTGCTGACCGGTTTCGGCCGTACCCCGAGCGCCCTGCGCGTACGGGCCGGCGGCGTGACGGTCGAGGCCGAATGGCCGGTGGAATCGACGACCGCCCCCGCCGGCACCGACGCGCCCGTGGCGGTGGCGGTGGCGGCTGCCCGTGGCTCCACACCCGTCGCCGTCGAGCCGGACGGCCACCAGGTCCGCTCACCGGCGGTCGGGATCCTGTTCCACGCGCCGTCACCCGGCGCCCCGCCGTTCGTCTCGGTGGGCGACACGGTGACCCCGGGCCAGCAGCTGGCGATCGTGGAGGTGATGAAGCTGATGATTCCGGTCGAGTCCACGGTGCACGGCACGGTCAGCGCCGTGCTGCACGACAACGGCGAGCCGGTGGAGTACGACGACCCGCTCTTCCTCATCAACGTCACCGAGGGCTCCTGA
- a CDS encoding SDR family NAD(P)-dependent oxidoreductase — protein sequence MSEQSQRVAIVSGATSGIGLAVARSIARSGARVYICSRRESAVADTVKSLQSEGLDVDGRSCDVRSSADVARFVGAAVERYGPIDILVNNAGRPGGGATAEIDDELWFDVINTNLNSVFLMTKQVLTAGGMLARGWGRVINIASTGGKQGVVHAAPYSASKHGVVGFSKALGLELAKTGITVNAVCPGFVETPMAERVREHYADIWGVDEAETHARITGRVPIGRYVEVEEVAAMVSYLMGDGAAAVTAQAMNVCGGLGNY from the coding sequence ATGTCGGAGCAGAGCCAGCGGGTGGCGATCGTGTCCGGGGCCACCAGCGGAATCGGGCTGGCGGTCGCCCGGTCGATCGCTCGCAGCGGGGCACGGGTCTACATCTGTTCCCGCCGCGAGTCGGCGGTCGCGGACACCGTCAAGAGCCTCCAGTCGGAGGGGCTCGACGTCGACGGCCGTAGCTGCGACGTGCGGTCCTCGGCGGACGTCGCGCGGTTCGTGGGCGCGGCGGTGGAGCGGTACGGGCCGATCGACATCCTGGTCAACAACGCCGGACGCCCGGGCGGCGGCGCCACCGCCGAGATCGACGACGAACTCTGGTTCGACGTCATCAACACCAACCTCAACAGCGTGTTCCTGATGACCAAGCAGGTCCTCACCGCCGGCGGCATGTTGGCGCGCGGCTGGGGTCGCGTCATCAACATCGCCTCCACCGGCGGCAAGCAGGGTGTGGTCCACGCCGCCCCCTACTCGGCCTCCAAGCACGGCGTGGTGGGTTTCAGCAAGGCCCTCGGCCTGGAGCTGGCGAAGACCGGCATCACCGTCAACGCGGTGTGCCCCGGTTTCGTGGAGACCCCCATGGCCGAACGGGTGCGGGAGCACTACGCGGACATCTGGGGCGTAGACGAGGCCGAGACCCACGCCCGGATCACCGGACGGGTCCCGATCGGCCGCTACGTCGAGGTGGAGGAGGTCGCCGCGATGGTGTCGTACCTGATGGGGGACGGCGCCGCCGCGGTGACCGCGCAGGCGATGAACGTCTGCGGTGGGCTCGGCAACTACTGA
- a CDS encoding nuclear transport factor 2 family protein yields the protein MPMSTSFTELYTEVQQFYARQMRQLDERKLEAYAETFTEDAEFGHTPGREPARTRAGIAADLHEFHKQFENDPVQRRHWFNMIDLEPQDDGSIRSTCYALVITTRPGGKPDIAPSCVVRDVIVRGEDGGLLLRSRKVEHDQLF from the coding sequence ATGCCGATGTCCACCTCGTTCACCGAGCTGTACACGGAGGTCCAGCAGTTCTACGCGCGGCAGATGCGCCAGCTCGACGAACGCAAGTTGGAGGCCTACGCCGAGACGTTCACCGAGGACGCGGAGTTCGGTCACACGCCCGGACGCGAACCCGCCCGGACCCGGGCCGGCATCGCCGCCGACCTGCACGAGTTCCACAAGCAGTTCGAGAACGACCCGGTGCAGCGCCGGCACTGGTTCAACATGATCGACCTGGAACCGCAGGACGACGGGAGCATCCGCTCGACCTGCTACGCGCTGGTGATCACGACGCGCCCGGGTGGTAAGCCGGACATCGCGCCGAGCTGCGTCGTCCGGGACGTGATCGTGCGCGGCGAGGACGGCGGTCTGCTGCTGCGCTCCCGCAAGGTCGAGCACGACCAGCTCTTCTGA
- a CDS encoding nuclear transport factor 2 family protein, whose translation MTQNSTGTIRTAPTPDEELVALRRELRALTDHREISELVARLGRWLDGRCLGDADALFTPEAVAVTPGGTDEGRTSLVEQARQHHAHYHRLQHSMAHLLVEQDGDRASGQANLTAVFVENDPPAVRVLAGDYRFRFVRTADGWRFSRLEIRPTWMSTASQVVLIPQPAGA comes from the coding sequence ATGACGCAGAACTCCACCGGCACGATCCGGACCGCACCGACGCCCGACGAGGAACTCGTCGCGCTCCGGCGTGAGCTCCGGGCCCTCACCGACCACCGCGAGATCTCCGAGCTGGTGGCCCGGCTCGGCAGGTGGCTGGACGGCCGCTGCCTCGGCGACGCGGACGCGCTGTTCACGCCGGAAGCGGTCGCCGTGACGCCGGGTGGCACCGACGAGGGCCGTACCAGCCTGGTCGAGCAGGCGCGGCAGCACCACGCCCACTACCACCGACTCCAGCACTCGATGGCGCACCTGCTCGTCGAGCAGGACGGCGACCGGGCGTCGGGGCAGGCGAACCTGACCGCCGTCTTCGTCGAGAACGACCCGCCCGCCGTCCGGGTCCTCGCCGGCGACTACCGCTTCCGCTTCGTCCGCACCGCCGACGGCTGGCGGTTCTCCCGCCTCGAGATCCGACCCACGTGGATGTCGACCGCATCGCAGGTCGTGCTCATCCCCCAGCCCGCCGGGGCCTGA
- a CDS encoding family 43 glycosylhydrolase, translating into MGQLRRGGALAAVLGLLLAAVASAPATAGADTPDRYRNPVSAGFADTFADPVVVRGDDGFWYAYGTTDPLREGEKRFHRVPTARSADLVDWTYLGDAFGPDQRPPYATADAGFWAPDVRRVGDRWVMYVTVTDTTVSPDGGDFAIGAATAPTPTGPWTFADQPVVAPRPGGGGGWLWTIDPSEFTDVDGKHYLYYGSYYGGISVTELSADGLRAVGAPTLVAIDNKFEGSYVLRHDGWYYLFASTANCCAGPATGYSVQVGRATSPRGPFVDRDGIPLTASRAGGTPVLTQNGNRWIGTGHNGFLTDLSGQDWIVYHAIDRADPYLDEPFGINERPMLIDRLDWIDGWPRVNAGAGPSDGDRRAPVTTARLDARFDSPALGGWTGSGAWHVADGHLTGTGALTSRTVTGGDLRAEADLRLTGAAAAGLTVGRVEVRLDAAAGRLVAREAGGATASAPLPAALDPADRHNLAVEVRGRQLVAELSPARLGDQLAVVSLRLTRPTVGRLTIIATGGAAEFDNVSVARLHRPAPRAVPEPRVGEVLPAYSDEFADGLDPAWRWVREDPAATVSGGALRWPVQAADLTGTGNTAGVLLRDAPTGDYVVETKVTLDLGEETVRNYQQAGLVAYVDDDRFARLAQVAIWNTRQVEYGYELPFAGQPVYGGNIVGTPATTTWLRLAHRVDPATGEHEFRAGSSRDGTSWTWGGVWTFPADATPRIGLVAHGGAQPPVTAVFDYVRFHG; encoded by the coding sequence ATGGGTCAACTCCGCCGCGGCGGCGCGCTCGCCGCCGTACTCGGTCTGCTCCTGGCGGCGGTCGCCTCCGCGCCCGCCACCGCCGGAGCCGACACCCCCGACCGCTACCGCAACCCGGTCTCCGCCGGGTTCGCCGACACCTTCGCCGACCCCGTCGTCGTCCGCGGCGACGACGGCTTCTGGTACGCCTACGGCACCACCGACCCGCTGCGCGAGGGCGAGAAGCGGTTCCACCGGGTGCCCACCGCCCGCTCCGCCGACCTGGTCGACTGGACCTACCTCGGCGACGCCTTCGGCCCCGACCAACGCCCGCCCTACGCCACGGCCGACGCCGGCTTCTGGGCCCCCGACGTGCGCCGGGTCGGCGACCGGTGGGTCATGTACGTGACCGTCACCGACACCACCGTCTCCCCCGACGGCGGCGACTTCGCCATCGGCGCGGCGACCGCCCCCACCCCGACCGGCCCGTGGACCTTCGCCGACCAGCCGGTGGTGGCGCCGCGTCCCGGCGGCGGCGGTGGCTGGCTCTGGACCATCGACCCGTCGGAGTTCACCGACGTCGACGGGAAGCACTACCTCTACTACGGCAGCTACTACGGCGGCATCTCGGTCACCGAGCTCTCCGCCGACGGGCTGCGCGCGGTCGGCGCGCCCACCCTGGTCGCCATCGACAACAAGTTCGAGGGCAGCTACGTGCTGCGCCACGACGGCTGGTACTACCTCTTCGCCTCCACCGCCAACTGCTGCGCCGGCCCGGCCACCGGCTACTCGGTCCAGGTGGGCCGCGCGACCAGCCCACGCGGGCCGTTCGTCGACCGCGACGGCATCCCGCTGACCGCCTCCCGGGCCGGCGGCACGCCGGTGCTCACCCAGAACGGCAACCGCTGGATCGGCACCGGGCACAACGGGTTCCTCACCGACCTGTCCGGGCAGGACTGGATCGTCTACCACGCCATCGACCGGGCCGACCCGTACCTGGACGAGCCGTTCGGCATCAACGAGCGGCCGATGCTGATCGACCGCCTCGACTGGATCGACGGCTGGCCGCGGGTCAACGCCGGCGCCGGCCCGTCCGACGGCGACCGCCGGGCGCCGGTGACCACCGCCCGGCTCGACGCCCGCTTCGACTCCCCGGCGCTGGGCGGCTGGACCGGCAGCGGCGCGTGGCACGTCGCTGACGGCCACCTCACCGGCACCGGCGCGCTGACCAGCCGCACGGTGACCGGCGGCGACCTGCGCGCGGAGGCCGACCTGCGGCTCACCGGCGCGGCGGCGGCCGGACTGACCGTCGGCCGGGTCGAGGTACGCCTCGACGCCGCCGCCGGCCGGCTCGTCGCCCGGGAGGCGGGCGGCGCGACGGCAAGTGCGCCCCTGCCCGCCGCTCTCGACCCCGCCGACCGGCACAACCTCGCCGTCGAGGTGCGCGGCCGGCAGCTCGTCGCCGAGCTGAGCCCGGCCCGGCTCGGTGACCAGCTCGCCGTGGTGTCGCTGCGGCTGACCCGGCCGACGGTCGGCCGGCTCACCATCATTGCGACCGGCGGCGCGGCGGAGTTCGACAACGTCAGCGTCGCCCGGCTGCACCGACCCGCCCCACGGGCGGTGCCGGAGCCCCGCGTCGGCGAGGTGCTGCCGGCGTACTCCGACGAGTTCGCCGACGGCCTCGACCCGGCGTGGCGCTGGGTCCGCGAGGATCCGGCGGCGACCGTCTCCGGTGGCGCGCTGCGCTGGCCGGTGCAGGCGGCGGACCTCACCGGCACCGGCAACACCGCCGGGGTGCTGCTGCGCGACGCGCCGACCGGCGACTACGTGGTCGAGACGAAGGTGACCCTCGACCTGGGCGAGGAGACGGTCCGCAACTACCAGCAGGCCGGCCTGGTCGCGTACGTCGACGACGACCGGTTCGCCCGGCTGGCCCAGGTGGCGATCTGGAACACCCGCCAGGTCGAGTACGGCTACGAGCTGCCCTTCGCCGGCCAGCCCGTCTACGGCGGGAACATCGTCGGCACCCCGGCCACCACCACCTGGCTGCGGCTGGCCCACCGGGTCGACCCGGCCACCGGCGAGCACGAGTTCCGGGCCGGCTCCAGCCGGGACGGGACGAGCTGGACGTGGGGCGGGGTGTGGACGTTCCCGGCGGACGCGACTCCACGGATCGGCCTGGTCGCACACGGCGGCGCGCAGCCGCCGGTGACGGCGGTCTTCGACTACGTCCGCTTCCACGGATGA
- a CDS encoding ArsR/SmtB family transcription factor: MTAAPTDGRRLADLAALLADDTRAGICLALLDGRAWTAGELARAAGVAPSTASEHLTRLVRGGLLVEERQGRHRYLRLADPAVAQLIEDLAGHASPAPRPAGSLRVATADAALAHARTCYDHLAGRLGVRLRDALLTRGLLDGADGLAVTPAGRDWLADLGVAPLRGGRRPLVRDCLDWTERRPHLAGALGAALCRRFAELGWTTRGTGRSVRVTPAGVAALHQVLGIDAGELVPPRRDGGGGGRA, from the coding sequence ATGACCGCTGCGCCCACCGACGGCCGCCGCCTCGCCGACCTGGCCGCCCTGCTCGCCGACGACACCCGGGCCGGCATCTGCCTGGCCCTGCTCGACGGGCGGGCGTGGACGGCCGGCGAGCTGGCGCGCGCTGCCGGGGTGGCCCCCTCCACCGCCAGCGAACACCTCACCCGACTGGTCCGGGGCGGCCTGCTGGTGGAGGAGCGCCAGGGACGGCACCGCTACCTGCGGCTGGCGGACCCGGCGGTGGCGCAGCTGATCGAGGACCTGGCCGGGCACGCGTCGCCGGCGCCCCGCCCGGCCGGATCGCTGCGCGTGGCCACCGCCGACGCCGCCCTCGCCCACGCCCGGACCTGCTACGACCACCTCGCCGGGCGGCTCGGCGTCCGGCTGCGCGACGCCCTGCTGACCCGCGGTCTGCTCGACGGCGCGGACGGTCTCGCGGTGACCCCGGCCGGCCGGGACTGGCTGGCCGACCTCGGCGTCGCGCCGCTGCGCGGCGGCCGGCGGCCCCTGGTGCGGGACTGCCTGGACTGGACGGAGCGCCGTCCCCACCTGGCCGGCGCGCTCGGCGCCGCGCTGTGCCGCCGCTTCGCCGAGCTGGGCTGGACGACGCGCGGCACCGGGCGCAGCGTGCGGGTCACCCCGGCCGGCGTGGCGGCGCTGCACCAGGTGCTGGGGATCGACGCCGGCGAGCTGGTGCCGCCCCGCCGCGACGGTGGCGGCGGCGGACGCGCCTGA
- a CDS encoding cytochrome P450 has translation MSDPTPLIPPGPDTPACGPPTLDGGVWSVTRHADVCAVLTDPDFRVPEAASGPPDTLAWLRGTVARFSGPDRHPARRAAAVAALADCAPDGLRRDAARLTAEELDRDPLAGAARLARGVPLRVLAARLGLADPAAVPAVTVVAAAYQPGAGPAAVRRADRAVAALVAMSPAGPPETLANRIGLLVQACAATAALIDTAARYAPAVPPSVPTAALLAEVLRLDPPVRATRRIAVRPARVGGQPVPPGAELVLRFDAANRDPAVVTAPDRFAPGRSVLTFGAGPHGCPGEQHALALAAGVVNVLRQRPGTATRPELGPARTRPAVLR, from the coding sequence ATGAGCGACCCGACGCCCCTGATCCCGCCCGGCCCCGACACCCCGGCCTGCGGCCCGCCGACCCTCGACGGCGGCGTCTGGTCGGTGACCCGCCACGCCGACGTCTGCGCGGTGCTCACCGATCCGGACTTCCGGGTGCCCGAGGCGGCGTCGGGACCGCCCGACACCCTCGCCTGGCTGCGCGGCACCGTCGCCCGGTTCAGCGGGCCGGACCGGCATCCCGCCCGGCGGGCCGCCGCCGTCGCCGCGCTCGCCGACTGCGCGCCGGACGGGCTGCGGCGCGACGCCGCCCGGCTGACCGCCGAGGAACTCGACCGCGACCCGCTCGCCGGGGCGGCGCGGCTGGCTCGGGGCGTACCGCTGCGGGTGCTGGCGGCGCGGCTCGGCCTGGCCGATCCGGCGGCGGTGCCGGCGGTGACCGTCGTGGCCGCCGCCTACCAGCCCGGTGCGGGGCCGGCCGCGGTGCGCCGCGCGGACCGCGCGGTGGCGGCGCTGGTGGCGATGTCCCCGGCGGGGCCGCCCGAGACGCTGGCCAACCGGATCGGGCTGCTGGTGCAGGCCTGCGCCGCCACCGCCGCGCTGATCGACACCGCCGCCCGGTACGCCCCGGCGGTGCCCCCGTCCGTGCCCACCGCGGCGCTGCTGGCCGAGGTGCTGCGCCTCGACCCACCGGTACGCGCCACCCGCCGGATCGCCGTCCGCCCGGCCCGGGTGGGCGGGCAGCCGGTCCCGCCCGGCGCGGAGCTGGTGCTGCGCTTCGACGCGGCGAACCGGGACCCGGCGGTGGTCACCGCGCCGGACCGGTTCGCGCCGGGTCGGTCGGTGCTGACCTTCGGCGCCGGGCCGCACGGCTGCCCGGGTGAACAGCACGCGCTGGCCCTGGCCGCCGGGGTGGTGAACGTGCTGCGCCAACGCCCCGGCACGGCGACCCGACCGGAACTCGGACCGGCGCGCACCCGACCGGCGGTGCTCCGATGA
- a CDS encoding isocitrate lyase/PEP mutase family protein, whose product MSDRHAAFRALHRPGRPLVLPNAWDHASGAALAAAGHPAVGTTSLGVAAAAGRPDGLAATAEETLRLAELLVRLPVLVTVDVEAGFSDDPSAVAGYAAELAALGVVGINLEDGRPDGRLADPALMVAKIEAVRARVPGLFVNARTDAWWLGRPDPLEQALPRVRAYRRAGADGVFVPGVADPDVVRRLADAVDAPLNVLAQPGGPAPAALGRLGVARVSTGSLLFRAALAAIVRTADAVRTGTVEPDPALPSYADVQRMTATGRRP is encoded by the coding sequence ATGAGCGACCGCCACGCCGCCTTCCGCGCCCTGCACCGCCCCGGTCGGCCGCTGGTGCTGCCCAACGCCTGGGATCACGCCTCCGGCGCCGCCCTGGCCGCCGCCGGCCACCCGGCGGTGGGCACCACCAGCCTCGGCGTGGCCGCGGCCGCCGGCCGGCCGGACGGGCTGGCGGCCACCGCCGAGGAGACCCTTCGCCTCGCCGAGCTGCTGGTCCGGCTGCCGGTGCTGGTGACCGTGGACGTCGAGGCCGGCTTCAGCGACGACCCGTCGGCCGTCGCCGGGTACGCCGCCGAGCTGGCGGCCCTCGGCGTGGTCGGGATCAACCTGGAGGACGGGCGGCCCGACGGCCGCCTCGCCGATCCCGCCCTGATGGTGGCGAAGATCGAGGCGGTCCGGGCCCGGGTGCCCGGGCTCTTCGTCAACGCCCGCACCGACGCCTGGTGGCTCGGCCGGCCCGACCCACTGGAGCAGGCGCTGCCGCGGGTGCGGGCGTACCGGCGGGCCGGAGCGGACGGCGTCTTCGTTCCGGGGGTCGCCGACCCGGACGTCGTCCGGCGGCTGGCCGACGCGGTCGACGCACCGCTGAACGTCCTGGCCCAGCCCGGTGGACCGGCACCGGCGGCGCTCGGCCGCCTCGGGGTGGCCCGGGTCAGCACCGGCTCGCTGCTGTTCCGGGCGGCGCTGGCCGCCATTGTCCGCACCGCCGACGCCGTCCGGACGGGGACGGTGGAGCCGGATCCGGCGCTGCCGTCGTACGCGGACGTGCAGCGGATGACAGCGACCGGTCGTCGCCCTTAG
- a CDS encoding asparagine synthetase B family protein, which yields MCGIALSAGPEADPAIFRRMLAVLTPRGEVTETRQEAGLLAGVRRLRIVDRDRAVQPFTSADGRYVLCYNGEVFNHHELRAELTRAGHPFRTASDTEVVLAAFLRWGEQAVHRLRGEWAFAVAERASGRVYLARDPLGVKPLYWARTPGCLHVASEVKALVGLRAPVDEVPPGHHGWADPDGRVELAAYLDLLALGEGLPEVDDPDEAALLVRAAISDSIRMRVDTDLTVGVVLSGGLDSSLALLHVRELHPDCVAVTVGVPDSPDVAYARRLAADLGVPHEVVQLRPRDIRLVDVRQAIRISELTEYGDIINAVVSVPIFRRLRELGIKVVLTGDGSDELFGGYPMYHQAGPDRARRLFLHKIRNLCRTELQRVDRASMGHGVEARVPFLDLSVVELAMRLPLALKMRDGQEKWIVRRAFADILPDYIRRRPKNPMSYSSGLHERARLYKPFFSRLHRRFGYDLLEPVRRDFDSVLTRCGNDLDRAIADGLARPDYTVLEHARDLVGAAKWNAAPLVRRLVGPRPTREASVG from the coding sequence ATGTGCGGCATCGCGCTCAGCGCCGGCCCCGAGGCCGACCCGGCGATCTTCCGCCGGATGCTCGCCGTCCTCACCCCCCGGGGCGAGGTCACCGAGACCCGGCAGGAGGCCGGCCTGCTCGCCGGCGTACGGCGGCTGCGGATCGTCGACCGGGACCGGGCCGTGCAGCCGTTCACCTCCGCCGACGGCCGGTACGTCCTCTGCTACAACGGCGAGGTCTTCAACCACCACGAGCTGCGCGCCGAGCTGACCCGGGCCGGGCACCCGTTCCGCACCGCGAGCGACACCGAGGTGGTGCTCGCCGCGTTCCTGCGCTGGGGCGAGCAAGCGGTGCACCGGCTGCGCGGGGAGTGGGCCTTCGCCGTCGCCGAACGCGCCTCCGGCCGGGTCTATCTGGCCCGGGACCCGCTCGGGGTCAAGCCGCTCTACTGGGCCCGCACGCCCGGCTGCCTGCACGTCGCCTCGGAGGTCAAGGCCCTGGTCGGGCTGCGCGCCCCGGTCGACGAGGTGCCGCCCGGGCACCACGGTTGGGCCGACCCGGACGGGCGGGTGGAGCTGGCGGCGTACCTCGACCTGCTCGCCCTCGGCGAGGGACTGCCCGAGGTGGACGACCCGGACGAGGCCGCCCTGCTCGTCCGGGCCGCGATCAGCGACAGCATCCGGATGCGGGTGGACACCGACCTCACCGTCGGGGTGGTGCTCTCCGGCGGCCTGGACAGCTCGCTGGCGCTGCTGCACGTCCGCGAGCTGCATCCGGACTGCGTGGCGGTGACCGTCGGGGTGCCGGACAGCCCCGACGTCGCGTACGCGCGGCGGCTCGCCGCCGACCTCGGCGTGCCGCACGAGGTGGTCCAGCTGCGCCCGCGCGACATCCGGCTGGTCGACGTCCGGCAGGCGATCCGGATCTCCGAGCTGACCGAGTACGGCGACATCATCAACGCGGTGGTCTCCGTGCCGATCTTCCGGCGACTGCGCGAGCTGGGGATCAAGGTGGTGCTCACCGGCGACGGCTCCGACGAGCTGTTCGGCGGCTACCCGATGTACCACCAGGCCGGCCCCGACCGGGCCCGCCGGCTCTTCCTCCACAAGATCCGCAACCTCTGCCGTACGGAGTTGCAGCGGGTCGACCGGGCCAGCATGGGCCACGGGGTGGAGGCCCGGGTGCCCTTCCTCGACCTCAGCGTGGTGGAGCTGGCGATGCGGTTGCCGCTGGCGCTCAAGATGCGCGACGGGCAGGAGAAGTGGATCGTCCGGCGGGCGTTCGCCGACATCCTGCCCGACTACATCCGGCGGCGGCCGAAGAACCCGATGTCGTACTCCTCGGGTCTGCACGAGCGGGCCCGGCTCTACAAGCCGTTCTTCTCCCGGCTGCACCGCCGGTTCGGCTACGACCTGCTGGAGCCGGTCCGCCGCGACTTCGACAGCGTGCTCACCCGCTGTGGCAACGACCTGGACCGGGCCATCGCCGACGGGCTGGCCCGACCCGACTACACCGTGCTGGAGCACGCCCGGGACCTGGTCGGGGCGGCGAAGTGGAACGCCGCCCCGCTGGTCCGCCGGCTGGTCGGGCCGCGTCCCACCCGCGAGGCGTCGGTGGGCTGA
- a CDS encoding PfkB family carbohydrate kinase, giving the protein MAEPDVMVVGQVARDLVLLVDEVPAASGTAPVRRRRELLGGKGANQAVGLAQLGVDVGLLGVVGDDEVGDSLLALARADGVDVRAVRRRPGTATGLIVDLVDAKGRWHYVEDLPPGTLLTAEDVLAAAPLLRAARAVMVQLQQPLPAALAAARCARRAGRLVVLDGAPKDRAGAAELLVLADVLRADARETRLLTGTAPADAAGGLRAARELLGRGPSLIAVEVDGVGNAFAWPDGDLFVPLSDTPTVDTTGAGDAFVAALTAGLLRGEPREQIARRAVAAAGATVGRPGGRPELTEATIAAQLARIPVG; this is encoded by the coding sequence ATGGCGGAACCGGACGTGATGGTGGTGGGTCAGGTGGCCCGGGACCTCGTCCTGCTGGTCGACGAGGTCCCGGCCGCCTCCGGAACGGCCCCGGTGCGGCGCCGGCGGGAGCTGCTCGGCGGCAAGGGGGCCAACCAGGCCGTCGGCCTGGCCCAGCTCGGTGTCGACGTCGGACTGCTGGGCGTCGTCGGTGACGACGAGGTCGGGGATTCGCTGCTGGCCCTGGCCCGTGCCGACGGCGTCGACGTGCGGGCGGTGCGTCGCCGACCGGGCACCGCGACCGGCCTGATCGTCGATCTGGTCGACGCGAAGGGCCGCTGGCACTATGTCGAGGACCTGCCGCCGGGCACCCTGCTCACCGCCGAGGACGTGCTCGCCGCCGCGCCGTTGCTGCGGGCCGCCCGGGCGGTGATGGTGCAGCTCCAGCAACCCCTGCCCGCGGCGCTGGCCGCGGCCCGCTGCGCCCGCCGGGCGGGCCGCCTGGTGGTGCTCGATGGGGCGCCGAAGGACCGGGCCGGGGCCGCCGAGCTGCTGGTTCTCGCCGACGTGCTGCGCGCCGACGCCCGCGAGACGCGGCTGCTCACCGGCACCGCGCCGGCGGATGCGGCCGGCGGCCTGCGCGCCGCCCGGGAACTGCTCGGGCGTGGGCCGTCCCTGATCGCCGTGGAGGTGGACGGGGTGGGCAACGCCTTCGCCTGGCCCGACGGCGACCTCTTCGTGCCGCTGAGCGACACCCCGACGGTGGACACCACGGGCGCCGGGGACGCCTTCGTCGCCGCGCTCACCGCCGGACTGCTGCGGGGCGAGCCGCGCGAGCAGATCGCCCGGCGCGCGGTGGCCGCGGCGGGAGCCACCGTGGGCCGGCCCGGGGGCCGGCCGGAACTCACCGAGGCGACGATCGCCGCGCAGCTGGCCCGGATCCCCGTCGGCTGA
- a CDS encoding DUF2188 domain-containing protein: MKRNEYHVVPNAGSWKVEQGSRSLGSYDTKHRAVEEGRKVAHANEPSQLVVHTADGKIETEYTYQNDPFPPAG, from the coding sequence ATGAAGCGCAACGAATACCACGTGGTGCCGAACGCCGGCTCCTGGAAGGTCGAGCAGGGCAGCCGGAGCCTCGGCTCGTACGACACCAAGCACCGCGCGGTCGAGGAGGGCCGCAAGGTGGCGCACGCCAACGAGCCCAGCCAGCTCGTCGTGCACACCGCGGACGGGAAGATCGAGACCGAGTACACGTACCAGAACGACCCGTTCCCGCCCGCCGGCTGA